A stretch of the Actinomyces qiguomingii genome encodes the following:
- a CDS encoding lipopolysaccharide biosynthesis protein, whose amino-acid sequence MSTASPTGRSLTRGLPWVLVGNILYMLSAALLTLVLPRIISVADYGLWQLYQLYVMYFGYVTFGYTDGVYLRLGGKRWADMPKRRLSAGLIRLFALDLAACVGLAVWVWARAPEQQRALILVLAGAGALFYVPRTLVTVVLQIAGRARAFALGTVAERLVTFIGVGGALLVGVREVIVFIIFDALGKALGLVIAVLIARGVFLSRPDLSWQATREFLADCGAGMFVLVSNLAAALITFVVRWAVEDHWGIEMFAQVSLAFQFTTMFMVLVNSVSISVYPHLSNLDRGRYAEAYAALRSRFVTPLVLMLGLYFPLAWALRAWLPNYAQAIFFLALLFPLSVYETKSRGLSVVFLKVMRRERLMAVINVACLGLAVVGTWWTVYLWGSATAAVFLIAVVSAVRSIASEVLINRLIEVPILLDTLTELLVCAVFLAAVAAGGPPPALVAVYATLALYGYVHRHALPGFAPRRRGRHVAD is encoded by the coding sequence GTGTCCACCGCCTCCCCCACCGGCCGCAGCCTGACCCGGGGCCTGCCCTGGGTCCTGGTTGGCAACATCCTGTACATGCTCTCCGCGGCGTTGCTGACGCTCGTGCTGCCGCGGATCATCTCCGTGGCCGACTATGGACTGTGGCAGTTGTACCAGCTGTACGTCATGTACTTCGGCTACGTGACCTTCGGCTACACCGACGGCGTGTACCTGCGCCTGGGCGGTAAGCGTTGGGCGGACATGCCCAAACGGCGCCTGTCCGCGGGTTTGATCCGGCTGTTCGCTCTGGACCTGGCCGCCTGTGTCGGCCTGGCGGTATGGGTGTGGGCCCGCGCCCCGGAGCAGCAGCGGGCGCTGATTCTGGTGCTGGCGGGGGCGGGGGCACTGTTCTACGTGCCGCGCACGCTGGTGACCGTGGTCCTGCAGATCGCCGGCCGGGCGCGGGCCTTCGCGCTGGGCACAGTGGCGGAGCGGCTGGTGACATTCATCGGCGTCGGTGGCGCCCTGCTGGTGGGTGTGCGCGAAGTCATCGTGTTCATCATCTTTGACGCGCTGGGCAAGGCCCTGGGCCTGGTGATCGCGGTGCTCATAGCCCGCGGTGTGTTTCTGAGCCGCCCGGACCTTAGCTGGCAGGCCACCCGGGAGTTCTTAGCCGACTGCGGGGCGGGCATGTTTGTGCTGGTGTCCAACCTGGCCGCCGCCCTGATCACCTTCGTGGTGCGCTGGGCGGTTGAGGATCACTGGGGCATCGAGATGTTCGCCCAGGTGTCCCTGGCCTTTCAGTTCACCACCATGTTCATGGTCCTGGTCAACTCCGTGTCGATCTCGGTGTACCCGCATCTGAGCAATCTGGATCGTGGACGCTACGCCGAGGCCTACGCCGCCCTGCGCTCGCGGTTCGTCACTCCGCTGGTGCTCATGCTCGGGCTCTACTTCCCATTGGCGTGGGCGTTGCGGGCATGGCTGCCCAACTACGCGCAGGCGATCTTCTTCCTGGCCCTGCTGTTCCCTCTGAGCGTGTATGAGACCAAGAGTCGCGGACTGTCGGTGGTGTTCTTGAAGGTGATGCGGCGGGAACGGCTGATGGCCGTGATCAACGTGGCCTGCTTGGGGCTGGCGGTGGTGGGTACCTGGTGGACGGTTTACCTGTGGGGGTCGGCGACGGCGGCCGTGTTCCTGATCGCCGTGGTCTCAGCGGTCCGGTCGATCGCCTCGGAAGTATTGATAAACCGGCTCATTGAAGTGCCCATCCTCCTGGACACCCTCACCGAGCTGCTGGTATGCGCCGTCTTCCTGGCGGCAGTGGCTGCAGGCGGGCCCCCGCCAGCGCTGGTGGCGGTTTACGCGACCCTGGCCCTGTACGGGTATGTGCATCGGCATGCGTTGCCGGGGTTCGCGCCCCGGCGGCGGGGCAGGCATGTCGCCGACTGA
- a CDS encoding O-antigen polysaccharide polymerase Wzy family protein → MSPGRAGARTAVGGPRHRRPYLTLPGGSVPGLGLVGALCNLAVVALALFTQASPSWTLILLLWLNAVLFAAARLVERTILAAFLMSFFVLLLGREITIDFFRYETSQAPPGQTEHLQLCLALSLLGIVAGASAVSALQARRRRPHMPSEETGHGYAAAARPGGTVLADPSIVRCLFWVTLALSLISVALRARYVLANGYLSYYTDFSDLEDASGSLYGLRRIEIMLPLMLTIYLGLFPPRRQVTAAATGWAAYLVLSLLTGQRGTFVGGVVIILAYWIVRSRQDPPGAWRIGTTGRIVGAIAVPLMAAVLAAVESARGVGAVASDTDGRNPILQLLYGQGVSSTVVRNAYAYADFIPRDWYMGEFLHSGLLARLLGYQVYHGNTVEHALHGGSFTHAFAYTLLGPQYLSGRGTGSSFIAELFYDYGYAGVLVGGAVYGALCVWACHLVKGRPLSNGLRLMIVPVVLWAPRGSATGFLSTWLTPSVVVALAAVSILSLAAALLREADSARHPHTHRVRST, encoded by the coding sequence ATGAGTCCTGGCCGAGCGGGGGCGCGCACGGCGGTCGGCGGTCCTCGCCACCGTCGCCCCTACCTCACCTTGCCGGGTGGGTCTGTGCCCGGACTGGGGCTTGTAGGCGCCCTTTGCAACCTCGCAGTGGTGGCCTTGGCCCTGTTCACCCAGGCGTCGCCGTCCTGGACACTCATCCTATTGCTGTGGCTGAACGCGGTGCTATTCGCCGCCGCCCGCCTGGTGGAACGCACCATCCTGGCGGCTTTCCTGATGTCCTTCTTCGTACTGCTGCTCGGGCGGGAGATCACGATCGACTTCTTCCGCTACGAAACCAGCCAGGCGCCGCCGGGCCAGACCGAGCACCTGCAGCTGTGCCTGGCGCTGAGTCTGCTCGGTATCGTCGCCGGCGCCAGCGCCGTGAGCGCGCTGCAGGCCCGCAGGCGCCGTCCGCACATGCCATCAGAGGAGACGGGGCACGGCTACGCCGCTGCCGCCAGGCCCGGCGGCACTGTCCTGGCCGATCCATCGATCGTGCGCTGTCTGTTCTGGGTCACACTGGCCCTGTCCCTGATATCGGTGGCGCTACGGGCCCGCTACGTGCTGGCCAATGGCTACCTGTCCTATTACACGGATTTCTCCGATCTGGAGGATGCCTCCGGCTCGCTGTACGGGCTGCGGCGCATCGAGATCATGCTGCCACTGATGCTGACGATCTATCTGGGTCTGTTCCCACCCCGCCGCCAGGTGACGGCCGCCGCCACCGGTTGGGCGGCCTATCTGGTTCTGAGCCTGTTGACCGGGCAGCGTGGCACCTTCGTCGGCGGCGTGGTCATCATCCTCGCCTACTGGATCGTGCGCTCGCGCCAGGATCCTCCGGGCGCCTGGCGCATAGGCACAACGGGCCGGATCGTCGGAGCCATTGCCGTGCCGCTGATGGCCGCCGTGCTGGCGGCCGTGGAGTCGGCGCGTGGCGTCGGCGCGGTCGCCTCCGACACCGACGGCCGCAATCCGATCCTGCAACTGTTGTACGGGCAGGGCGTGAGCTCAACAGTGGTGCGCAACGCCTATGCCTACGCCGACTTCATACCCAGGGACTGGTACATGGGAGAGTTCCTGCATTCCGGGCTGCTAGCTCGGCTGCTGGGATACCAGGTCTATCACGGCAACACCGTGGAGCACGCCTTGCACGGCGGCTCCTTCACCCACGCCTTCGCCTACACCCTGCTGGGTCCGCAATACCTAAGCGGGCGCGGCACCGGCTCCTCATTCATCGCCGAGCTGTTCTACGACTACGGCTATGCGGGCGTGCTGGTGGGAGGGGCCGTGTACGGCGCCCTATGCGTCTGGGCGTGCCACCTGGTTAAGGGCCGGCCGCTGAGCAACGGCTTGCGCCTGATGATCGTGCCCGTCGTGCTGTGGGCGCCGCGCGGCAGCGCGACTGGCTTCCTGAGCACCTGGCTGACTCCCAGCGTGGTGGTGGCACTCGCAGCCGTGTCGATACTGTCACTGGCCGCGGCGCTCCTGCGCGAGGCGGACTCAGCCCGCCACCCGCACACCCATCGAGTTCGGTCGACGTAA
- a CDS encoding polysaccharide biosynthesis protein, translating to MRPNTSAPERQALLLPVIDTVFWLLGAFLACQLHGDAFASSAALTVLACAAVGSAVSLCLGYLWLLTYRRRYHVGSFDETAAIATQFAVSALVMLGVAAVWAAATGSPLRTLTLAAVVALALLAALTARFAVRLVTTYQASQYYRRVARGQDRMIVVGAGRVGQQIIYLTKFDAASPFNPVGLVDDDPAKRNLRILGVPVRGTVDDLIDVCADASAATVVIAVADFPADRLKAVTTSCAEHGIRVMTIVPVRQLARRALQISDIREIDLAEVLGRREIHTDVSQIASYLSGRTVLVTGAGGSIGSELARQIHRFGPRELVLLDRDESALHSVQLDIYGKGLLDTRDMVLCDIRDRAALDSVFAEHRPEVVFHAAALKHLPMLEMYPEEGWKTNALGSRNVLELALKYDVQTLVNISTDKAADPTSVLGRTKLAAERMTTATARQCGRRFVSVRFGNVLGSRGSMLWTFKRQIEEGGPVTVTHPDVERFFMTIPEACELVLQAGSFGRPGDTMVLDMGEPVRIVDVARRLIAQSGKEVDIEFTGLRPGEKLSEELVGRSEHGERPFHPLVSHVRVTQQSLQEIEELHAWAVGEDPLAGLDTDRASVVASTAPVSDAPADVDVDAVQVPDSAEALR from the coding sequence ATGCGACCGAATACATCCGCCCCTGAAAGACAAGCGCTACTACTACCCGTCATCGACACCGTGTTCTGGCTGCTGGGGGCCTTCCTGGCTTGCCAGCTGCACGGTGACGCCTTCGCCTCCTCCGCCGCCCTGACCGTCCTGGCCTGTGCCGCCGTGGGCAGCGCCGTCAGCCTGTGCCTGGGCTACCTGTGGCTGCTGACCTACCGGCGTCGCTACCACGTGGGCTCATTCGATGAGACCGCTGCCATCGCCACGCAGTTCGCCGTATCCGCGCTGGTGATGCTGGGCGTGGCTGCAGTCTGGGCCGCCGCCACCGGCAGCCCCCTGCGCACGCTCACGCTCGCCGCCGTCGTCGCCCTGGCGCTGCTGGCCGCGCTTACGGCCCGCTTCGCGGTACGACTGGTGACCACCTACCAGGCCTCCCAGTACTACCGGCGCGTCGCCCGTGGTCAGGACCGCATGATCGTCGTCGGCGCGGGCCGGGTGGGGCAGCAGATCATTTACCTGACCAAGTTCGACGCCGCCTCGCCCTTCAACCCTGTGGGCCTGGTTGACGACGATCCGGCCAAACGCAACCTGCGGATCCTGGGGGTGCCGGTGCGCGGCACCGTGGACGATCTCATTGACGTTTGCGCCGACGCCTCGGCCGCCACGGTGGTGATCGCCGTGGCCGACTTCCCCGCCGACCGCCTCAAGGCGGTGACCACCAGCTGCGCCGAGCACGGCATCCGTGTGATGACCATCGTGCCCGTCCGCCAGCTGGCGCGCCGCGCCTTGCAGATCTCCGACATTCGGGAGATCGACCTGGCGGAGGTGCTCGGACGCCGCGAGATCCACACCGATGTCTCTCAGATCGCCAGCTATCTGTCCGGACGCACCGTCCTGGTCACTGGTGCCGGCGGCTCGATCGGTTCGGAGCTCGCCCGCCAGATTCATCGCTTCGGCCCCAGGGAGCTGGTGCTGCTGGACCGCGACGAGTCGGCCCTGCATTCCGTGCAGCTGGACATCTACGGCAAGGGCCTGCTCGATACCCGAGATATGGTGCTGTGTGACATCCGTGACCGTGCTGCGCTGGATTCCGTCTTCGCCGAGCATCGCCCGGAGGTGGTCTTCCACGCGGCGGCGCTCAAGCACCTGCCGATGCTGGAGATGTATCCGGAGGAGGGTTGGAAGACTAATGCGTTGGGCTCACGCAACGTGCTCGAGCTGGCGCTGAAGTACGACGTACAGACCCTGGTCAACATCTCCACCGACAAGGCGGCCGACCCCACTTCGGTGCTCGGCCGCACCAAGCTGGCCGCCGAGCGCATGACGACGGCGACCGCCAGGCAGTGCGGTCGACGCTTCGTCTCGGTGCGTTTCGGCAATGTTCTGGGGTCCCGCGGCTCCATGCTGTGGACCTTCAAGCGCCAGATCGAGGAGGGAGGGCCGGTCACGGTCACTCACCCGGATGTGGAGCGCTTCTTCATGACCATCCCGGAGGCTTGCGAGCTGGTGCTGCAAGCCGGGTCCTTTGGCCGCCCGGGCGACACCATGGTCCTGGATATGGGCGAGCCGGTGAGAATCGTCGATGTCGCCCGCCGACTGATCGCCCAGTCCGGCAAGGAGGTCGACATCGAGTTCACCGGTCTGCGACCGGGAGAGAAGCTCTCCGAGGAGCTGGTCGGGCGCTCCGAGCACGGTGAACGCCCCTTCCACCCGCTTGTCAGCCACGTACGGGTCACTCAGCAGTCGTTGCAGGAGATTGAGGAGCTCCATGCCTGGGCGGTGGGAGAGGATCCACTGGCCGGTCTCGACACCGACCGCGCCTCGGTGGTGGCCTCCACCGCCCCGGTTTCTGATGCGCCCGCCGACGTGGACGTCGACGCCGTCCAGGTCCCCGACTCCGCGGAGGCGCTGCGATGA
- a CDS encoding glycosyltransferase: protein MKRLVILANAFPYGNWEPFLSTELEYLRGFDRVDIMSLSVREEHRGNVRELPDGVRAHPIPFRSRLFYLLGSFRVLGDPNLYRELRDLARRRRLAPGQVVTLFIFLSRAHHEAAQIRRLLNKAGAEPDDEVVFYSYRFAYQPYMAARLRRRFRRTASVARAHRADLYEEYSPRGYLPLRTQTVADLDRIYLVADHGLRYLLDRHPEAVGKAVVSRLGTTDHGVPAAVPPRREALRIVSCSTIVPVKRLDLLVDALAGTSLPIQWDHFGEGELHEQIDARAAQKLGENVTLTWRGFVRNTDLVEEYVLSPRHLLVNVSASEGVPVSIMEALSAGIPVIATDVGGTGELVRTGVNGILLPADPTPEQVRGAIEKIAGLDEGAYAALRSGARRTWEDNCDARALYTDFAGELAGLPDEGAPLRSARRKGRA, encoded by the coding sequence ATGAAGCGACTTGTGATCCTGGCCAATGCCTTCCCCTACGGCAACTGGGAGCCCTTCCTGTCCACCGAGCTGGAGTACCTGCGGGGATTCGACCGGGTGGACATCATGTCGCTGTCGGTGCGCGAGGAGCACCGCGGTAACGTACGTGAGCTGCCGGACGGGGTGAGGGCGCATCCAATCCCCTTCCGCTCACGCCTGTTCTATCTGCTGGGCTCCTTCCGGGTTCTGGGGGATCCCAACCTGTACCGGGAGTTGCGCGATCTGGCCCGCCGACGCCGACTCGCCCCTGGGCAGGTGGTGACCCTGTTCATCTTCCTCAGCCGCGCCCACCATGAGGCCGCCCAGATACGCCGCCTGCTGAATAAGGCCGGTGCCGAGCCGGACGATGAGGTGGTCTTCTACTCCTACCGCTTCGCCTACCAGCCCTACATGGCCGCCCGGCTGCGCCGCCGCTTCCGGCGCACCGCCTCCGTGGCACGCGCCCACCGCGCCGACCTGTACGAGGAGTACTCCCCCCGCGGCTATCTGCCGCTGCGGACGCAGACGGTGGCCGACCTGGACCGCATCTACCTGGTGGCCGACCACGGGCTGCGCTACCTGCTGGACCGGCACCCGGAGGCGGTGGGCAAGGCGGTGGTCTCCCGCCTGGGAACCACCGATCACGGCGTCCCTGCCGCGGTCCCGCCACGCCGGGAGGCGCTGCGGATCGTGTCCTGCTCGACGATCGTGCCCGTCAAGCGGCTGGACCTGCTCGTCGACGCGCTCGCCGGTACTTCCCTGCCGATCCAGTGGGATCACTTCGGGGAGGGAGAGCTGCATGAGCAGATCGATGCCCGCGCCGCCCAGAAGCTGGGTGAGAATGTGACGCTTACCTGGCGGGGCTTCGTACGCAATACCGACCTGGTCGAGGAGTACGTGCTCTCCCCCCGTCACCTGCTGGTCAATGTCTCCGCCTCCGAGGGGGTGCCGGTATCCATTATGGAGGCGCTGTCGGCGGGCATTCCGGTGATCGCCACCGACGTGGGCGGCACTGGAGAACTGGTACGCACCGGTGTCAACGGAATACTGCTGCCAGCTGATCCGACACCGGAACAGGTGCGCGGCGCCATTGAGAAGATCGCCGGACTGGATGAGGGCGCCTATGCGGCGCTGCGCTCAGGTGCTCGCCGCACCTGGGAGGACAACTGTGACGCGCGCGCACTGTACACCGACTTCGCCGGGGAACTGGCCGGCCTGCCGGATGAGGGGGCACCCCTGCGATCCGCCCGGCGCAAGGGGCGGGCATGA